The Candidatus Nitrosymbiomonas proteolyticus genome has a segment encoding these proteins:
- a CDS encoding nitrite oxidoreductase chaperone, translated as MQSTESNVRQEPSSGKILGINPDAKGGRKSRPRRKGRNLSPERQASLALARSRMYLLLSLGFRYPSEETFECLKIECEAVREAIRKGFLPAATADGSLQEEVERLAAFLEDLDFPKFEAEYLRVFTHVITSDCHPCETAYTATHLFQQANKLSDLNGFYRAFGVTPGTERPDHISVEAEFMAYLAQKEARAASTGRPRRASAMYRTQVAFLETHLGPWVRVFAKFVAIKAPSGPHHCLANLVSRFFPWEFAEQGARVHEISGPPKPLPLMQQKEMETEDDECPVFELACSRQGVLGTHADTFGLGGDD; from the coding sequence ATGCAGTCCACAGAATCGAACGTGCGACAAGAGCCTTCCTCGGGGAAGATTCTGGGAATCAACCCGGACGCCAAGGGCGGCCGCAAGAGCAGGCCACGCCGAAAGGGGCGGAACCTCTCACCCGAACGGCAGGCCTCGCTCGCCTTGGCTCGATCGAGAATGTACTTGCTGCTGTCGCTGGGCTTTCGGTATCCGTCCGAAGAGACCTTCGAGTGCCTCAAGATTGAGTGCGAAGCGGTCCGAGAGGCGATTCGGAAGGGCTTCCTTCCCGCGGCGACGGCCGACGGCAGCCTCCAGGAAGAGGTGGAGCGCCTTGCAGCCTTCCTTGAGGACCTCGACTTTCCGAAATTCGAGGCCGAGTACCTGCGGGTCTTCACTCATGTGATCACCTCGGATTGTCACCCTTGCGAGACCGCTTACACCGCCACGCACCTCTTCCAGCAGGCGAACAAGCTCTCGGACCTCAACGGCTTCTACCGAGCGTTTGGAGTTACACCCGGAACTGAGCGCCCCGACCATATCAGCGTCGAGGCCGAGTTCATGGCCTATCTCGCGCAAAAGGAAGCTCGGGCCGCCTCGACGGGACGCCCGCGACGAGCTTCGGCGATGTACCGGACCCAAGTCGCCTTCCTGGAAACCCATTTGGGGCCCTGGGTACGGGTGTTTGCGAAGTTCGTAGCCATCAAGGCGCCGAGCGGTCCGCACCATTGCCTAGCCAACCTAGTGAGTAGGTTCTTCCCCTGGGAGTTTGCGGAGCAAGGGGCTCGGGTCCATGAGATTTCCGGCCCGCCGAAACCGCTCCCTTTGATGCAGCAAAAAGAGATGGAAACGGAGGACGACGAGTGTCCCGTGTTCGAGTTGGCCTGTTCGCGCCAAGGAGTGCTGGGCACTCATGCAGACACCTTTGGGTTGGGAGGAGATGACTAA
- a CDS encoding nitrite oxidoreductase subunit gamma: MLFDRNTTAILVLCLIATVVLTATRTRISSSAVPALVARTVDSASASDPDSPAWDEAKGMRIALSSGGAGLVRTATVRTLSDGELLYILLEWTDESPDLSFKGPYEFIERGETLRDAAQIAFSAGKVEPMPLFALAGSTGAVTLWQWNSHWQRAFETAQAGVIGDRTPDNIADMYPYEGEILYYPARAAGNENARESRSEPAEAMIAARNSGLKLHPDARLVGRGSWSGGKWRVHFVRPLVTPGDPGPIFSNSRTTFAVSLWDGGQGDRGASRAVSTPILLYADVPMAANTLRVAANWPQDATAASETRATRGN, from the coding sequence ATGTTGTTCGATCGAAACACGACGGCGATCCTAGTTCTCTGTTTGATCGCTACGGTGGTTCTGACCGCAACGCGAACTCGAATCAGTTCCTCGGCCGTTCCCGCGCTCGTGGCCCGAACGGTCGATTCCGCGTCGGCCTCAGACCCGGATTCGCCGGCTTGGGACGAGGCGAAAGGGATGCGGATCGCGCTCAGTTCGGGTGGCGCGGGTTTGGTGCGAACCGCCACGGTCCGGACCTTGAGCGATGGGGAACTGCTCTACATCCTGCTCGAATGGACCGACGAATCTCCGGACCTCAGCTTCAAGGGACCCTATGAGTTCATCGAACGAGGCGAGACCTTGCGCGACGCCGCGCAGATCGCGTTTTCTGCGGGGAAGGTCGAGCCGATGCCGCTTTTCGCCTTGGCCGGATCGACGGGAGCCGTGACGCTCTGGCAGTGGAACTCTCACTGGCAAAGGGCCTTCGAGACCGCCCAGGCCGGGGTCATCGGAGACCGTACGCCCGACAACATTGCCGATATGTACCCCTATGAGGGCGAAATCCTCTACTACCCTGCTCGGGCTGCTGGCAACGAAAACGCTCGCGAGAGTCGGTCTGAGCCCGCCGAGGCCATGATTGCAGCCCGCAACTCAGGGCTCAAGCTGCACCCGGACGCCCGGCTTGTGGGCCGAGGCTCTTGGTCGGGGGGCAAGTGGCGTGTTCACTTCGTCCGGCCTCTGGTAACGCCCGGCGACCCGGGCCCCATCTTCAGCAATTCACGAACTACGTTCGCAGTCTCGCTGTGGGATGGCGGCCAAGGGGACCGAGGGGCGTCGCGAGCGGTTTCGACTCCGATTCTCTTATATGCGGACGTGCCTATGGCGGCAAACACCCTTCGCGTTGCGGCCAACTGGCCCCAGGATGCAACGGCGGCGTCTGAGACGCGTGCGACGAGAGGAAACTAA
- a CDS encoding polyprenyl P-hydroxybenzoate and phenylacrylic acid decarboxylase, with protein MSTGTLIVGVTGASGAIYAQRFLREASRLYDRIYLILSEQACQVAEHELGVRLDKAAFDPESWLGKPLDNLVLLGDRDYFTPPASGSFRHEGMVIVPCSMGTAGRIANGVSDDLLTRCADVCLKERRKLVVVPREMPWNLIMLRNLTSITEAGGIVVPASPAWYGRPKSLEDLADTVVARVLQALGHDSDLIRPWMADE; from the coding sequence ATGTCGACTGGTACCCTCATTGTGGGCGTCACAGGCGCGAGTGGAGCCATCTACGCGCAACGGTTCCTGCGGGAGGCTTCCCGCCTCTACGACCGGATATACCTCATCCTCTCCGAGCAGGCTTGCCAGGTGGCCGAACATGAGTTGGGAGTGAGGCTCGACAAGGCGGCGTTCGACCCCGAATCGTGGTTGGGAAAACCCCTAGATAACCTAGTTTTATTGGGGGATCGCGACTATTTCACACCGCCCGCGAGCGGCTCATTTCGGCATGAGGGCATGGTCATCGTTCCGTGTTCGATGGGCACGGCCGGCCGCATCGCAAACGGGGTGAGCGACGACCTCTTGACGCGCTGCGCGGACGTTTGCCTGAAGGAGAGACGCAAGCTCGTTGTCGTTCCCCGCGAGATGCCCTGGAACTTGATCATGCTGCGGAATCTGACTTCGATTACCGAAGCCGGCGGGATCGTCGTGCCCGCTTCCCCCGCGTGGTACGGCCGTCCCAAATCGCTAGAGGACCTAGCGGATACGGTCGTGGCGCGCGTCCTGCAAGCATTGGGACACGATTCCGACCTTATTCGCCCTTGGATGGCCGATGAGTAG
- a CDS encoding NAD-dependent epimerase/dehydratase family, whose product MSRVVVAGGSGFLGSALLAALKLRGVQTVVLSRSGSPICNADEVVVWDAKSLGAWTDALVGADCVVNLCGSPIDRKWTDEEKRRIVSSRVEPTRTLGHALSTLNRRPAQWVNISAIGYYGNLATGLAAEDSPPGDDFLGQACASWEAAQRETVPERVRACRIRLGVVMGKQAGFLPIVASLARWFLGGAAGLGKQWVSWIHLEDAVALMLWAIENRLEGAWNAVAPHPLPNAELMAKVRKALGRPWCPPAPAFLIQSIAGWIGKEGAVILGGQRVSAEKCLSEGFEFRYPDAESALDNLLRENK is encoded by the coding sequence ATGAGTAGGGTCGTGGTTGCGGGAGGGAGCGGTTTTCTGGGAAGCGCGCTTTTGGCCGCCCTGAAGCTGCGCGGGGTTCAAACGGTCGTCCTCTCGCGCTCCGGCTCTCCCATCTGCAACGCCGACGAAGTGGTCGTGTGGGACGCCAAGTCGCTGGGGGCTTGGACGGACGCGCTGGTGGGCGCCGATTGCGTTGTCAATCTCTGCGGTTCACCGATCGACCGGAAGTGGACGGACGAAGAGAAACGCCGGATCGTTTCCAGCCGCGTCGAGCCCACGCGAACCCTGGGGCATGCGCTTTCCACCCTGAATCGCCGGCCCGCGCAGTGGGTCAACATCAGCGCCATCGGATATTATGGGAACCTAGCGACTGGACTTGCCGCAGAGGATAGCCCTCCGGGCGACGACTTCCTCGGCCAGGCCTGCGCTTCATGGGAGGCGGCCCAGAGGGAAACGGTCCCGGAGCGCGTCCGAGCTTGCCGGATTCGTCTTGGCGTCGTTATGGGGAAGCAGGCCGGGTTCTTACCCATCGTCGCATCCCTCGCGCGCTGGTTTCTCGGCGGTGCGGCGGGTTTGGGGAAGCAATGGGTGAGCTGGATTCATCTCGAAGATGCAGTGGCGTTGATGCTTTGGGCCATCGAAAATCGGCTGGAGGGAGCGTGGAATGCCGTCGCTCCCCATCCGCTTCCCAACGCCGAACTCATGGCGAAGGTGCGCAAGGCCCTCGGCCGTCCGTGGTGTCCGCCCGCTCCTGCGTTCCTCATTCAATCGATAGCTGGATGGATCGGCAAGGAGGGCGCCGTGATTCTGGGCGGGCAACGAGTCTCAGCCGAGAAGTGCCTTTCCGAGGGATTCGAGTTCCGATACCCTGACGCCGAGTCCGCCTTGGACAATCTGCTTCGGGAAAACAAGTGA
- a CDS encoding transcription elongation factor GreA codes for MEEINSIAGNGQTEVSGTIVWLTPEGHEELKKELEYLTLEKRPEIAERIRESQEHGEFSEDNSELDEVKFEQAIVENRIAELKSIFGTAQVLNEEDIPTSFVGIGSLVTLSDSSLGESFTVRVVSSIEADPNRDYISNESPMGSALLGSKTGDTISVDAPDGPLTYSVTKIAR; via the coding sequence ATGGAAGAAATCAACAGCATCGCGGGGAACGGTCAGACCGAGGTAAGCGGCACGATCGTGTGGTTGACGCCTGAGGGCCACGAGGAGCTCAAGAAGGAGCTCGAATACCTCACGCTGGAAAAGCGGCCTGAGATCGCTGAACGGATTAGAGAGAGCCAAGAGCACGGCGAGTTCAGCGAAGACAACAGCGAGCTCGACGAAGTGAAGTTCGAACAGGCGATCGTCGAAAACCGGATCGCCGAACTCAAGTCGATTTTTGGTACGGCGCAGGTCCTGAACGAGGAGGACATTCCCACCTCGTTCGTCGGGATCGGATCGCTAGTCACCCTAAGCGATTCCTCGCTTGGAGAAAGCTTTACGGTCCGCGTGGTATCGAGCATAGAAGCGGATCCGAACCGAGACTACATCAGCAACGAGTCCCCGATGGGTTCGGCGCTGCTCGGCAGCAAGACCGGGGACACGATCAGCGTGGACGCCCCGGACGGGCCGCTTACGTACTCGGTCACCAAGATCGCTAGGTAG
- a CDS encoding type IV pili twitching motility protein PilT, which translates to MRDPASINIHELIDIGYHERASDVFVKGGSPPMMRLHAKVQPLPGEWPVIDPYNAQRMIGGIMTEKQRRKFEDHMEMDLAFSVGETCRVRANIHMQRGTWGIVCRIIPTDILNIEQLGLPPVLQEFAKIRQGLVLFTGPTGSGKTTSLAAIIDVINCTRPVHIVTIEDPLEFVHRDKASYITQREVGIDTEDFQPALRAVVREAPDVILIGEMRDVATFNVAMQAGETGHLVFSTVHTSSAYETMDRIVNMFPPHEKNHLCIRLASALRAIVAQKLVPRADGLGRVAACEILVVTPTVQKIIEDGHFSDLYHAINEGEFWGMQTMNQSLLRYVKAGVISEEIALNYAGIASELKQMLRR; encoded by the coding sequence ATGCGAGATCCTGCGAGCATCAACATCCACGAACTGATCGACATTGGCTATCACGAGAGAGCTTCTGACGTTTTCGTCAAGGGAGGGTCTCCTCCCATGATGAGGCTCCACGCCAAGGTCCAGCCCCTTCCCGGCGAATGGCCCGTCATCGACCCCTACAACGCGCAGCGGATGATCGGCGGGATCATGACCGAGAAGCAGCGCAGGAAGTTCGAGGACCACATGGAGATGGACCTCGCCTTTAGCGTGGGGGAGACGTGCCGCGTTCGCGCGAACATCCACATGCAGCGAGGGACTTGGGGCATCGTCTGCCGTATCATCCCCACCGACATCCTGAACATCGAGCAGTTGGGTCTACCGCCCGTGTTGCAGGAGTTCGCCAAGATTCGGCAAGGACTGGTCCTTTTCACCGGCCCTACGGGATCGGGCAAGACCACTTCGCTCGCCGCGATCATCGACGTGATCAACTGCACGAGACCGGTGCATATCGTCACGATCGAAGACCCGCTGGAGTTCGTTCACAGGGACAAAGCCTCTTATATCACGCAACGCGAGGTTGGGATCGACACCGAGGACTTCCAACCCGCGCTTCGCGCTGTGGTTCGAGAGGCGCCTGACGTGATCTTGATCGGTGAAATGCGCGACGTCGCTACTTTTAACGTCGCTATGCAGGCCGGTGAAACGGGCCACTTGGTGTTCTCGACCGTCCACACATCGAGCGCTTACGAGACCATGGACCGTATCGTCAACATGTTTCCGCCTCACGAAAAGAACCACTTGTGCATTCGACTTGCCTCAGCCTTGCGGGCGATCGTCGCGCAGAAGCTGGTTCCGCGAGCGGACGGACTGGGCCGTGTTGCAGCTTGTGAGATACTCGTCGTAACGCCCACGGTGCAGAAGATCATCGAAGACGGACACTTCAGCGACCTTTACCACGCGATCAACGAAGGCGAGTTCTGGGGAATGCAGACGATGAACCAGAGCCTGCTGCGGTACGTCAAGGCCGGGGTGATCAGCGAGGAGATTGCGCTGAACTACGCGGGAATTGCTTCTGAACTGAAGCAGATGTTGCGCCGATAA
- a CDS encoding pilus retraction protein PilT, which produces MNLNIDDLLRDLVSKEASDLHIKAGEPPFMRIHGDLQRVNYPALSEEDSRQLLLSILNEERRERLYSFKELDMSYHVSGLARFRVNMFWHRHSLGAVFRVIPFQIRTIDELMMPPVSKQLALLPRGLILVTGPTGSGKSTSLAAMIHHINTHKRCHIMTVEDPIEYVHEDLESIINQRELGTDTHTFADALRHVMRQNPDVILVGEMRDLETIQLAITAAETGHLVLSTLHTVDAAQTIDRIVDVFTPEQQAQIRTQLSVTLQAVISQTLVPTKDGKGRVAAFEVMVATPSVRTLIREGKTHQVYLDIQTGGSLGMQTLDGSLIELLKKGLIDYEHALAKTSNPADFQRRCMNLGLVEVSSATA; this is translated from the coding sequence TTGAACCTCAACATCGACGATCTGCTGCGAGACCTGGTGAGCAAGGAGGCCAGCGACCTGCATATCAAGGCAGGCGAGCCGCCCTTCATGCGGATTCATGGCGACTTGCAGAGGGTGAACTACCCGGCGCTGTCCGAGGAGGATTCGCGTCAACTCCTCCTTAGCATCTTGAACGAAGAGCGCCGAGAGCGTCTTTACAGCTTCAAGGAACTGGACATGTCCTATCACGTGTCAGGACTTGCGAGGTTCCGCGTGAATATGTTTTGGCATCGGCATAGCCTTGGAGCGGTGTTTCGGGTCATTCCGTTTCAGATTCGAACCATCGACGAGCTCATGATGCCGCCGGTCAGCAAGCAACTCGCTCTCTTGCCGCGCGGGCTCATCCTCGTCACAGGTCCCACCGGTTCGGGGAAGTCCACTTCGCTGGCGGCGATGATCCACCACATCAACACGCACAAGCGATGCCATATCATGACCGTCGAAGACCCGATCGAATACGTGCATGAGGACTTGGAGAGCATCATCAACCAAAGGGAACTCGGGACCGATACGCACACCTTTGCCGATGCCCTTCGCCACGTCATGCGGCAGAACCCGGACGTGATCCTCGTAGGAGAGATGCGCGACCTCGAGACGATTCAATTGGCCATCACCGCCGCAGAAACCGGCCACCTCGTGCTCTCGACGCTGCACACCGTCGATGCCGCCCAGACGATCGACCGGATCGTGGACGTTTTTACTCCAGAGCAGCAGGCGCAGATCCGAACCCAGTTGAGCGTCACGCTGCAAGCCGTAATCTCGCAGACCCTCGTCCCCACGAAAGACGGCAAGGGACGCGTCGCGGCCTTTGAGGTCATGGTGGCGACCCCTTCGGTTCGGACTCTGATCCGCGAGGGAAAGACGCACCAGGTGTATCTCGACATCCAGACCGGCGGGAGCTTGGGAATGCAGACGCTCGACGGCTCGCTGATCGAGTTGCTGAAGAAGGGGCTGATCGACTACGAGCACGCGCTCGCCAAGACTTCCAACCCCGCCGACTTTCAACGACGCTGCATGAATCTTGGGCTTGTGGAGGTGTCCAGTGCTACGGCTTGA
- a CDS encoding type IV pili twitching motility protein PilT — MLRLEDFLRMCVEKQGSDVHFKTDAGKIYLRVHGDLELVEGVETYSNEQFTKALYVLLNDHQIERFQKELELDFALEIEGVARFRGNAYQQRGYVQAAFRVIPYEIQSMEELHLPEACYDFIDRPRGLVLVTGPAGSGKSTTLAAMIDRINRQQPLHIVTVEDPIEFVHADAKALINQRELDVDTNSFANALKYVLRQDPDVILVGEMRDLETIHLAITAAETGHLVFGTLHTVDAIQTVDRIVDVFPTFQQQQIRMQLSVNLVGVLSQTLVKRSDNRGRIAAFETLVATSAVRNLVRENKTYQIGSMIQTGARQKMHTLDQSLARLVEQGLVRHDEARSRAKDPGEFDRLVALAQGKSAHSKDKAHHSGDSSDDDGDTQDKSKAKGVRGQPFRPAFKKESY, encoded by the coding sequence GTGCTACGGCTTGAAGACTTCCTCCGAATGTGCGTCGAGAAGCAGGGCTCCGACGTTCACTTCAAGACCGACGCCGGGAAGATCTACTTGCGGGTCCACGGTGACCTTGAACTCGTGGAAGGGGTCGAAACGTACAGCAACGAGCAGTTCACCAAGGCGCTCTACGTGCTGCTGAACGACCACCAGATCGAGCGGTTCCAAAAGGAGCTTGAACTCGACTTCGCGCTCGAAATCGAAGGCGTCGCGCGGTTCCGAGGCAATGCCTACCAACAGCGAGGTTATGTGCAGGCCGCGTTCCGGGTGATCCCGTACGAAATTCAATCGATGGAAGAGCTCCACCTGCCGGAAGCCTGCTACGACTTCATCGACCGGCCGAGGGGGCTGGTGCTGGTCACCGGGCCTGCCGGCTCAGGGAAATCGACGACCCTCGCCGCAATGATCGACCGGATCAATCGACAGCAGCCGCTGCATATCGTAACCGTCGAAGACCCGATCGAGTTCGTCCATGCCGACGCGAAGGCCCTGATCAACCAGCGGGAACTCGACGTGGACACCAACAGCTTCGCAAACGCCCTTAAGTACGTTTTGCGGCAAGACCCCGATGTCATCCTTGTCGGCGAGATGCGCGACCTCGAAACGATTCACCTGGCAATCACGGCTGCCGAAACCGGCCACCTCGTATTTGGCACTCTCCACACCGTCGACGCGATCCAGACCGTTGACCGGATCGTCGACGTGTTTCCGACCTTCCAGCAGCAACAGATCCGAATGCAGCTTTCGGTCAACCTCGTGGGTGTCCTCTCGCAAACCCTCGTGAAGCGCTCCGACAATCGGGGCCGCATCGCCGCGTTCGAAACGCTCGTGGCTACGTCCGCGGTTCGCAATCTGGTCAGGGAGAATAAGACCTACCAGATCGGTTCGATGATTCAAACCGGCGCTAGGCAGAAAATGCACACGCTCGATCAATCGCTCGCCAGACTGGTCGAACAGGGCTTGGTCCGACATGACGAGGCGCGGTCGCGAGCGAAGGACCCAGGCGAGTTCGACCGATTGGTCGCTCTGGCGCAGGGAAAATCCGCTCACTCGAAGGACAAGGCGCATCATTCAGGCGACTCCTCCGACGACGACGGCGATACTCAAGACAAGTCGAAGGCCAAAGGGGTGCGGGGCCAGCCTTTCCGTCCCGCCTTTAAGAAAGAGTCCTACTGA
- a CDS encoding homoserine O-acetyltransferase, producing MSIEEGLFRENERTKPHADARSYLDVGSLICELGGSLPQVTVAYETWGELNADRSNAVLVFHAVSSDSHAVGWWDRIVGPGKPIDTERYFVICSNCLGACQGTTGPPTAAGDGRPYGTRFPQITLGDTVEVARRLVESLGIGRLHAACGGSMGGMQAVEMSLRFPGSVQKVWATAACAAHSAMQIGFNEAARQAVMRDPKWRGGEYPADDPPAEGLAVARMIGHLSFLSRESFERKFGRQVQEGARDVSFPPQFQVESYLNYQGSQFTKRFDANSFLYLTRAMNLFERRSFAGTQSEYLFTCFASDWLYPPSQSRELHELARAAGAPSRVVELDSPWGHDSFLLDAEHQGGAAQEFLRS from the coding sequence ATGTCCATCGAAGAGGGGCTGTTTCGAGAAAACGAGCGTACCAAGCCGCACGCCGACGCGCGGTCCTACCTCGATGTCGGCAGCCTCATCTGTGAATTGGGCGGCTCGCTGCCCCAAGTGACCGTCGCCTATGAGACGTGGGGCGAATTGAACGCCGACCGGAGCAACGCGGTCCTGGTCTTTCATGCCGTATCGAGCGATTCGCACGCCGTGGGGTGGTGGGACCGAATCGTCGGGCCCGGCAAGCCCATCGACACGGAGCGGTACTTTGTGATCTGCTCGAATTGTCTGGGGGCCTGCCAAGGGACGACCGGCCCCCCCACAGCCGCTGGCGATGGACGGCCCTACGGAACGAGGTTCCCCCAGATCACCTTGGGCGACACGGTCGAGGTCGCTCGAAGGCTGGTCGAGTCGCTCGGAATCGGCCGACTCCATGCCGCTTGTGGGGGGAGCATGGGCGGTATGCAGGCGGTGGAAATGTCGCTGAGGTTTCCCGGCTCGGTGCAAAAGGTGTGGGCGACGGCGGCGTGCGCGGCGCATAGCGCGATGCAAATCGGGTTCAACGAGGCCGCACGGCAGGCTGTCATGCGCGACCCGAAGTGGCGAGGGGGAGAGTATCCCGCCGACGATCCTCCGGCAGAGGGGCTGGCGGTGGCCCGGATGATCGGCCATCTGTCCTTTCTCAGTCGGGAGAGCTTCGAGCGGAAGTTCGGACGGCAGGTTCAAGAGGGGGCGAGGGACGTATCGTTTCCGCCTCAATTTCAGGTCGAGAGCTACCTTAACTATCAGGGGAGCCAGTTCACCAAGAGGTTCGACGCCAACAGCTTCCTCTATCTCACGCGGGCGATGAATCTCTTCGAGCGCAGGAGCTTTGCCGGCACGCAGTCGGAGTATCTCTTCACGTGCTTCGCGAGCGACTGGCTCTATCCTCCGTCGCAAAGCCGGGAACTCCATGAGCTTGCGCGAGCGGCGGGCGCGCCTTCGCGGGTCGTCGAACTGGACAGCCCTTGGGGACACGACTCGTTTCTCCTCGACGCCGAACATCAAGGCGGGGCGGCCCAGGAGTTCTTAAGAAGCTGA
- a CDS encoding molybdenum cofactor biosynthesis protein MoeB, protein MDNLPNLSPDEILRYSRHLILPEVGLSGQRRLKGASVLLVGAGGLGSPAALYLAAAGIGRIGIVDFDAVDFTNLQRQVIHGEPDVGRSKLESAQAKIAAINPGVEVELHETLLTSDNALEIFRAYDVIADGTDNFPTRYLVNDACVLLDKPNAYGSIFRFEGQATVFHHQGGPCYRCLYPEPPPPGTVPSCAEGGVLGVLPGVIGLIQATEAVKIILGIGETLSGRLLLYDALSLRFRELKIARDPDCPVCGDSPTVRQLIDYPSFCGLPNYGSVPSHFDDEIEPAELRSLLDSGGGFVLLDVREPHEFEINRIKGSRLLPLGDLPARVHELDSADEIVVYCLMGSRSADACRFLRAAGFQKVRNLRGGIRSWIDSIEPGMVKY, encoded by the coding sequence ATGGACAACCTTCCGAACCTTTCCCCTGACGAAATCTTGCGCTACTCGCGCCATCTGATTCTGCCGGAAGTCGGGCTTTCAGGGCAGCGCAGACTCAAAGGCGCAAGCGTGCTGCTCGTCGGGGCAGGGGGACTGGGCTCGCCGGCCGCGCTGTATCTCGCGGCAGCGGGGATCGGCCGCATCGGCATCGTGGATTTCGACGCCGTTGATTTCACGAACCTGCAGCGTCAGGTGATTCATGGCGAGCCCGATGTGGGGCGATCCAAGCTCGAATCTGCCCAAGCGAAGATCGCCGCGATCAACCCAGGGGTCGAGGTCGAGCTGCATGAGACCCTCCTGACGAGCGATAACGCGCTGGAGATATTCAGGGCCTACGACGTGATCGCCGACGGAACGGACAACTTCCCGACGCGGTACCTGGTGAACGATGCCTGCGTGCTGCTCGACAAGCCCAACGCCTACGGATCGATCTTCAGATTCGAAGGGCAGGCAACCGTGTTTCACCATCAAGGCGGGCCTTGCTACAGGTGCCTCTATCCCGAGCCGCCCCCGCCCGGAACCGTGCCCTCGTGCGCCGAAGGGGGCGTCTTGGGCGTTTTGCCGGGCGTGATCGGGCTGATCCAAGCCACCGAGGCGGTGAAGATCATTCTTGGAATCGGCGAGACGCTTTCGGGGAGGCTCCTGCTGTACGACGCCCTCAGCCTCAGGTTTCGTGAACTGAAAATCGCCCGCGATCCGGACTGCCCGGTGTGCGGCGACTCACCGACGGTCCGCCAGCTCATCGACTACCCCTCTTTCTGCGGCCTGCCTAACTACGGCTCCGTCCCCTCCCACTTCGACGACGAGATCGAACCTGCCGAACTGAGGTCCCTGCTCGATTCGGGGGGCGGGTTCGTGCTGCTCGACGTTCGGGAGCCTCATGAGTTCGAGATCAACCGGATCAAGGGCTCGCGGTTGCTGCCTCTGGGCGATCTGCCCGCGAGGGTTCATGAACTGGATTCGGCGGACGAAATCGTGGTTTATTGCCTGATGGGCTCGCGGAGCGCCGACGCGTGCAGGTTTCTCCGCGCGGCGGGTTTTCAGAAGGTGCGCAACCTCCGCGGCGGCATCCGCTCCTGGATCGACTCCATCGAACCGGGGATGGTGAAGTACTGA
- a CDS encoding CRISPR-associated endonuclease Cas2: protein MRRRKKTRHTAPPPVSPYRLMWVLVMFDLPVLTKEDKRNYREFRKQLLKRGYLQLQYSVYARPCHSDENAQVHKERIRKYLPPEGEVSIGLITDKQFSRIETFFGESRKEQPKPPDQLSFF, encoded by the coding sequence ATGCGGCGAAGGAAGAAAACTCGTCATACCGCTCCGCCGCCCGTAAGTCCCTATCGGCTCATGTGGGTACTGGTGATGTTCGACCTCCCGGTCTTGACCAAGGAGGACAAGCGCAACTATCGGGAGTTTCGAAAACAACTCCTGAAGCGCGGCTATCTCCAGCTTCAGTACAGCGTTTACGCGCGTCCCTGCCACAGCGACGAGAACGCCCAGGTTCACAAGGAGCGCATCCGAAAGTACCTCCCGCCCGAGGGCGAGGTCAGCATCGGGCTGATCACAGACAAGCAATTCTCGCGGATCGAGACGTTCTTTGGGGAAAGTCGCAAAGAGCAGCCCAAACCGCCCGACCAATTGTCGTTTTTCTAG